One Clupea harengus chromosome 12, Ch_v2.0.2, whole genome shotgun sequence DNA segment encodes these proteins:
- the mrps2 gene encoding 28S ribosomal protein S2, mitochondrial, giving the protein MTSMATGILTKVIGGLRCPRFTAAALSCSGQAYSTAALPKAIVTPSDITNDQDKLLNVPLSQPDFFRVSELFNLKDLFDARAHLGHKKGCRHRLMEPYLFGSRLDVDVIDLEQTVEHLQLALNFTAQVAFRGGVIMFVSRRRQFGHLVERTARDCGEYAHTRYWQGGLLTNATIQYGAGVRLPDLVVFLSTLNNVFQPHTAIRDVAKMNIPTVGIVDTNCNPSLITYPVPANDDTPAAMELFCRLFKVTINRAKDKRRQLELLRGLGPTADM; this is encoded by the exons ATGACAAGCATGGCTACCGGGATCCTCACGAAAG TGATCGGCGGACTCCGATGCCCTCGCTTTACCGCAGCTGCCCTCTCTTGTAGCGGGCAAGCATACAGCACAGCGGCTTTACCAAAGGCAATAGTGACACCAAGTGACATCACAA ATGACCAAGACAAACTCCTGAATGTCCCGCTGAGCCAACCAGACTTCTTCCGGGTGTCCGAGCTCTTCAATCTGAAGGACCTGTTTGATGCGCGTGCTCACCTTGGTCACAAGAAGGGATGTCGGCACAG gctAATGGAGCCGTACTTGTTTGGAAGCCGTCTGGATGTGGATGTCATTGACCTGGAGCAGACAGTGGAACACCTGCAGCTGGCCCTCAACTTCACAGCGCAGGTGGCCTTCCGCGGGGGCGTCATCATGTTTGTCAGTCGGCGACGGCAGTTTGGCCACCTAGTAGAGCGCACAGCCCGAGACTGTGGTGAGTACGCTCACACGCGCTACTGGCAAGGCGGCCTGCTCACTAACGCCACCATCCAGTATGGCGCTGGTGTACGGCTGCCTGATTTGGTGGTCTTTTTGTCCACACTGAACAACGTCTTCCAGCCCCACACTGCAATACGTGATGTGGCCAAGATGAACATCCCGACCGTGGGCATCGTGGACACCAACTGCAACCCCAGTCTCATCACGTACCCAGTCCCTGCCAACGACGACACGCCTGCCGCTATGGAGCTCTTCTGCCGGCTGTTTAAGGTGACCATCAACCGTGCCAAGGACAAGCGAAGGCAGCTGGAGCTGCTCAGAGGCCTGGGGCCCACTGCAGACATGTGA